A single region of the Marinobacter bohaiensis genome encodes:
- a CDS encoding porin family protein gives MRSQRRIYAGVVGLKASLYALLFLLCSMSPASVQALGDDTFTLSIGGSISRFDSDITVNGETRDNNASIDIENDLGQEDDVDFVSVRALWRFAERHRLSVEYSPFSRESSTILDRDFEFEDTVINTGADVTTDSRFYIYDVNYIYSLYKSQSMEVGVSAGVYWVDLDFDVQASGVISDSDGNAEFQNNYRDSVSSDMPLPLFGLYFDYEFAPGWQLRAAGRYFEADIDDYDGRITSMLVGVEYNVWKPLSIGVSATHFDLDVGADKDRFRGEFGWRYSGGQLYLKAQF, from the coding sequence ATGAGATCACAACGGCGGATTTACGCTGGGGTGGTGGGATTGAAGGCTTCTCTTTATGCCCTCCTGTTTCTGCTCTGTTCCATGAGCCCGGCCAGCGTCCAAGCCCTCGGCGATGACACCTTCACCCTCAGCATCGGGGGCTCGATATCCCGGTTCGATTCGGACATCACCGTCAACGGTGAAACCCGGGACAACAACGCCAGTATCGATATCGAGAACGATCTCGGTCAGGAAGACGACGTCGACTTTGTCTCTGTCAGGGCGTTGTGGCGATTCGCCGAACGGCATCGCCTGAGCGTGGAATACAGTCCATTTTCCCGGGAAAGCAGCACCATCCTGGATCGCGATTTCGAGTTCGAGGATACCGTCATCAATACCGGCGCCGACGTGACGACGGATAGCCGTTTCTACATCTACGACGTCAACTACATCTACAGCCTGTATAAATCACAGAGCATGGAGGTCGGGGTTTCCGCGGGCGTCTATTGGGTGGATTTGGACTTCGATGTACAAGCCAGCGGCGTCATTAGCGACTCGGACGGGAACGCCGAATTCCAGAATAACTACAGGGATAGCGTCAGTAGCGACATGCCATTGCCCCTATTCGGCCTTTATTTCGATTATGAGTTCGCTCCCGGATGGCAGCTCCGCGCAGCCGGTCGGTATTTTGAAGCGGATATCGACGACTACGATGGCCGCATTACCAGCATGCTCGTCGGTGTCGAATACAACGTCTGGAAGCCTCTGTCCATCGGCGTTTCCGCAACGCATTTCGACCTGGATGTGGGCGCCGACAAGGACCGCTTCCGGGGTGAATTCGGCTGGCGCTACTCAGGAGGGCAGCTTTACTTGAAGGCTCAGTTTTGA
- the fabA gene encoding bifunctional 3-hydroxydecanoyl-ACP dehydratase/trans-2-decenoyl-ACP isomerase, which produces MIEAKQFDRQALEACGQGRLFPGKVRLPIDQMLMLDRITHIDANDGAYGQGSLEAELDIRPDLWFFRCHFVDDPVMPGCLGLDALWQLIGFFLGWSGGEGKGRALGAGEIRFFGQVLPHNERVTYRLDIKRVIRRKLTMAIADGSLSVDGREIYTARDLRVGLFTNTDAF; this is translated from the coding sequence ATGATCGAAGCCAAGCAATTTGATCGTCAGGCCCTGGAGGCCTGCGGTCAGGGCCGTTTGTTTCCCGGCAAGGTGCGTCTGCCGATTGACCAGATGCTGATGCTTGATCGCATCACGCACATCGATGCCAACGATGGTGCTTACGGGCAGGGCAGTCTGGAGGCGGAGCTGGATATCCGGCCCGATCTCTGGTTTTTCCGCTGCCACTTTGTCGACGACCCGGTGATGCCCGGGTGCCTGGGGCTGGACGCCCTGTGGCAGTTGATCGGTTTCTTCCTGGGCTGGAGCGGCGGCGAAGGCAAGGGCCGCGCGTTGGGGGCCGGCGAGATCCGTTTCTTCGGCCAGGTGCTGCCCCACAACGAGCGGGTGACCTACCGGCTGGATATCAAACGCGTCATCCGCCGCAAGCTGACCATGGCCATCGCCGACGGCAGTCTGTCCGTGGATGGCCGGGAGATCTACACCGCCCGGGACCTGCGGGTCGGGCTGTTCACCAACACCGATGCATTCTAG
- the fabB gene encoding beta-ketoacyl-ACP synthase I: protein MRRVVVTGMGIVSSLGRNREQVLDSLKSVTPGIGFSEQARDAGLRSQVCGQIDLDLAEEIDRRHLRFMCPAAGYAYLAMAEAIEQAQLSPAAIQDEKTGVVMGTGGASTVELMSAIDTHRDRGLRRVGPYRVPRTMGSSINASLATAFGITGVNYGITSACATSAHCIGHARDLIAMGRQDVMFAGGGEDIHWSLSLLFDAMGALSTRYNDTPGRASRTYDAERDGFVISGGGGVLVLEALEHAEARGATILGEVVGFGATSDGADMVAPSGKGAVRCMRQALAGIDESVAYINTHGTSTPAGDITELEAIREVFGEEMPMLGATKPLSGHALGAAGVHEAIYSLLMQQQGFVTPSANIEALDPRAEGYPLVREAVSDRELPLVMSNSFGFGGTNASLVFRRWSA, encoded by the coding sequence ATGAGACGGGTTGTCGTGACAGGAATGGGCATTGTGTCGAGCCTGGGGCGCAATCGGGAACAGGTTCTGGATTCCCTGAAAAGCGTCACGCCGGGTATTGGCTTCAGTGAGCAGGCGCGCGATGCCGGGCTGCGCAGTCAGGTGTGCGGGCAGATCGACCTGGATCTGGCCGAGGAGATCGACCGTCGCCACCTGCGCTTCATGTGCCCGGCCGCGGGTTACGCCTACCTCGCCATGGCGGAAGCCATCGAGCAGGCACAACTGTCGCCCGCCGCTATCCAGGACGAAAAGACCGGTGTGGTCATGGGCACCGGCGGCGCCTCCACCGTGGAGCTGATGTCGGCCATCGACACGCACCGTGATCGTGGTCTGCGTCGGGTCGGCCCCTATCGCGTGCCGCGTACCATGGGGAGTTCGATCAACGCCTCGTTGGCGACGGCGTTCGGGATTACCGGGGTGAACTACGGCATCACGTCCGCCTGTGCCACCAGTGCGCACTGCATCGGCCACGCGCGGGACCTGATCGCCATGGGGCGTCAGGATGTGATGTTCGCCGGCGGTGGCGAGGACATCCACTGGAGCCTGAGCCTGCTGTTCGACGCCATGGGCGCGCTCTCGACACGCTACAACGACACGCCCGGGCGGGCATCCCGCACCTACGACGCCGAGCGCGACGGTTTCGTGATTTCCGGCGGTGGCGGCGTGCTGGTGCTGGAGGCGCTGGAGCACGCCGAGGCGCGCGGGGCGACGATACTGGGCGAAGTCGTCGGGTTCGGGGCGACCTCGGATGGCGCCGATATGGTCGCGCCGTCGGGGAAGGGCGCCGTCCGCTGCATGCGGCAGGCCCTGGCCGGTATCGATGAGTCGGTGGCCTACATCAACACCCACGGTACCAGCACGCCGGCCGGCGACATTACGGAGCTGGAAGCTATTCGCGAGGTCTTCGGTGAGGAAATGCCCATGCTGGGGGCCACCAAGCCCCTCAGCGGCCATGCACTGGGCGCTGCCGGCGTACACGAGGCCATTTACAGCCTGCTGATGCAGCAACAGGGTTTCGTGACACCGTCGGCCAACATAGAAGCCCTGGACCCACGGGCGGAGGGCTATCCGCTGGTGCGGGAAGCTGTCTCAGACCGGGAGTTGCCGCTGGTGATGAGCAACAGCTTTGGGTTCGGCGGTACCAACGCGTCCCTGGTGTTCAGGCGATGGTCTGCCTGA